The following proteins are encoded in a genomic region of Thalassophryne amazonica chromosome 5, fThaAma1.1, whole genome shotgun sequence:
- the LOC117509999 gene encoding LOW QUALITY PROTEIN: uncharacterized protein LOC117509999 (The sequence of the model RefSeq protein was modified relative to this genomic sequence to represent the inferred CDS: inserted 1 base in 1 codon; substituted 1 base at 1 genomic stop codon), whose protein sequence is MQILPYLNDWLLCAPSRARASQDMHRLLAHASQLGLKVNLEKSCLSPSQTTVFFGVALDSTSMEARPSVRRIDNILQLVSRFRLGRRFPYIAVLHLLGKVTSVTRVVPLGLLSLCPVQRWLNSFCLDPQLLRHCMLTVTWLCLWALAPWRNRAYLSRGVPMGMVVYRREVVTTDTSSTDGGVVWQHRAVQGLWSRRDRLRHINVLXLLAVHLALRHFLPYLEGRHVLVWSDNTSVVYDINXSGGTRSAQLLKVSRDLLEWAFPRLSTLRAEYLPGEQNRAVDALCQAPAPGEWCLHTDVVSRIWDLYGRAEVDLFTTEVSTHCPLWFSLTGVLGTLGRYAFAHPWPKVLLYAFPPLPLIWSTLQRVLREGHRLLLVAASWPARPWFPLGTRLTGLADPVRHAILSARAPSTQQLYDNK, encoded by the exons ATGCAGATTCTGCCGTATCTCAACGATTGGCTTCTGTGCGCCCCATCTCGAGCGCGTGCATCTCAGGATATGCATCGGCTGCTTGCTCACGCGTCCCAGTTGGGTCTCAAGGTCAACCTGGAGAAGAGTTGCCTTAGTCCTTCTCAGACCactgttttttttggggtggcCTTGGATTCAACTTCCATGGAGGCTCGTCCATCTGTCCGCAGGATAGACAATATCCTCCAGTTGGTCAGTCGGTTCAGACTAGGCAGGCGGTTTCCATACATCGCCGTCCTGCATCTTCTCGGCAAAGTGACGTCAGTCACTCGCGTTGTGCCGTTGGGCTTGCTTTCGTTATGCCCTGTGCAGAGGTGGCTCAACAGCTTTTGTCTGGACCCCCAACTGCTCAGACATTGCATGCTCACGGTAACATGGTTGTGCCTCTGGGCCCTGGCTCCCTGGAGGAACAGGGCTTATTTGTCCAGGGGTGTCCCGATGGGAATGGTGGTGTACCGCAGAGAGGTGGTCACCACGGATACCAGTTCCACGGATGGGGGCGTGGTCTGGCAGCACAGAGCGGTTCAAGGGCTCTGGAGCCGACGGGATCGCTTGAGACATATCAATGTGCTGTAGCTACTGGCAGTGCATCTAGCTCTGAGGCACTTTCTTCCCTACCTGGAGGGGAGACACGTTCTGGTATGGTCGGACAACACCTCAGTTGTCTACGACATCA CATCAGGGGGTACCAGATCGGCTCAGCTTCTGAAAGTCTCCAGGGATCTGCTGGAATGGGCCTTTCCTCGTCTGTCCACTCTGCGGGCAGAGTATCTACCGGGAGAGCAGAACCGAGCTGTGGACGCACTCTGTCAGGCGCCTGCTCCAGGGGAGTGGTGTCTTCACACTGATGTGGTGAGCAGGATCTGGGACCTCTATGGTCGCGCAGAGGTGGATCTGTTCACGACGGAAGTGTCAACTCATTGCCCTTTGTGGTTTTCCCTTACAGGGGTGTTGGGCACGTTGGGTCGGTATGCATTTGCTCATCCGTGGCCCAAGGTGCTCCTGTATGCTTTTCCTCCTCTTCCGTTGATTTGGTCCACTCTACAGCGGGTTCTCAGAGAGGGCCACAGACTCTTGCTGGTGGCTGCGTCCTGGCCCGCGCGTCCATGGTTCCCATTGGGAACAAGACTGACTGGACTCGCTGATCCTGTCAGGCATGCCATTTTGTCTGCCAGGGCACCTTCTACCCAGCAGCTATATGACAACAAGTGA